In one window of Campylobacter hepaticus DNA:
- a CDS encoding RNA polymerase factor sigma-54, with product MLKQKITQVPKTKISQTLRSWLPILQASIEDLKDSLDKFSQENPFLDIQDSIQTHDKGKKYFDSFYKHNVNSAFVESKGLTKKSVYELLNEQILPPLFPTNKSQELAKKIIECLNEEGYFEYDETILKAYSLEEIERIRTRFKFLDPIGVGAKDYKEAFLFALENMELDADLDEFCRILIKDFENIQNYTKKSLYKDALTVLKRFSIPPFLEYFEDSRMIVPDIFVYKENGEIKVKINEEYYPEISIQTDGLEHDFLSHYIKEAKNLVDALAMRKATLYKIGLMIVEYQYDFFMGKEIKPMTFKDLALDLERNASTISRAVANKYLSCERGLIPLRDFFAFALDEEGETSNVGVKEFIVNLIKNEDRNKPLSDSKILEFIKKEFKVDIGRRTITKYRKHLNIASSTERKKLYELEG from the coding sequence ATGCTAAAACAAAAAATTACTCAAGTGCCTAAAACTAAAATTTCTCAGACTTTACGTTCTTGGTTGCCTATTTTACAAGCTAGTATAGAAGATTTAAAAGATAGTTTAGATAAATTTTCTCAAGAAAATCCTTTTTTGGATATTCAAGATTCTATACAAACCCATGATAAGGGTAAAAAATATTTTGATTCATTTTATAAACATAATGTTAATTCAGCTTTTGTAGAAAGCAAAGGATTAACTAAAAAAAGTGTTTATGAGCTTTTAAATGAGCAAATTCTTCCTCCTCTTTTTCCTACTAATAAATCTCAAGAACTTGCAAAAAAGATCATAGAATGTTTAAATGAAGAAGGTTATTTTGAATATGATGAAACCATTTTAAAAGCATATTCTTTAGAAGAAATTGAACGTATTAGAACAAGATTTAAATTTTTAGATCCTATAGGTGTGGGAGCAAAAGATTATAAAGAAGCTTTTTTATTTGCACTTGAGAATATGGAATTAGATGCAGATCTTGACGAGTTTTGTAGAATTTTAATTAAAGATTTTGAAAATATACAAAATTACACTAAAAAATCTTTATATAAAGATGCTTTGACAGTTTTAAAACGTTTTAGCATTCCTCCTTTTTTAGAGTATTTTGAAGATTCTCGTATGATTGTTCCAGATATTTTTGTATATAAAGAGAATGGTGAAATTAAAGTAAAAATTAATGAAGAATATTATCCTGAAATATCTATACAAACTGATGGTTTAGAACATGATTTTTTAAGTCATTATATTAAAGAAGCAAAAAATTTAGTTGATGCATTAGCTATGCGAAAAGCAACTCTTTATAAAATAGGTCTTATGATAGTAGAATATCAGTATGATTTTTTTATGGGAAAAGAGATTAAACCAATGACTTTTAAAGATTTAGCACTTGATTTAGAACGTAATGCTTCTACTATTTCAAGGGCTGTTGCTAATAAATATTTAAGTTGTGAAAGAGGATTGATACCTTTACGTGATTTTTTTGCATTTGCTTTAGATGAAGAAGGTGAAACTTCTAATGTTGGTGTTAAAGAATTTATAGTTAATTTGATAAAAAATGAGGATCGTAATAAGCCTTTAAGTGATAGTAAAATTTTAGAATTTATTAAAAAAGAATTTAAAGTTGATATAGGACGAAGAACTATTACTAAATACCGCAAGCATCTTAATATAGCAAGTTCTACAGAAAGAAAAAAATTGTATGAGCTTGAAGGATAA
- the lptB gene encoding LPS export ABC transporter ATP-binding protein, producing MSKLEVINLEKIIKKTKIIHGISLEVNSAEVVGLLGPNGAGKTTTFYMICGLIAPSNGRVLLDGLDVTKDPLNKRARSGIGYLPQESSIFKDLSVEDNLLLAAEIFYKDKKILHEKVEQMLELLSIEPIRLRKGLSLSGGERRRCELARSLICEPKFLLLDEPFAGVDPIAVAEIQVLIKELKKLDIGILITDHNVRETLAICDRAYVIKSGSLLASGNADEITKNKDVKKYYLGAEFKLLD from the coding sequence ATGAGTAAGTTAGAAGTTATTAATTTAGAAAAAATCATTAAAAAAACTAAGATTATTCATGGAATTTCCTTAGAAGTCAATAGTGCAGAAGTAGTAGGACTTTTGGGTCCAAATGGAGCAGGAAAAACAACAACTTTTTATATGATATGTGGACTTATTGCTCCAAGTAATGGAAGGGTTTTATTAGATGGTTTAGATGTGACAAAAGATCCTTTAAATAAACGTGCCAGATCAGGAATAGGTTACTTGCCTCAAGAAAGTAGTATTTTTAAAGATTTAAGCGTAGAAGATAACTTGCTTTTAGCAGCTGAAATTTTTTATAAAGATAAGAAAATTTTACATGAAAAAGTTGAACAAATGCTTGAACTTTTAAGTATAGAGCCTATACGCTTAAGAAAAGGTTTAAGTTTAAGTGGAGGTGAAAGAAGGCGTTGCGAGCTTGCTAGAAGTTTAATATGTGAGCCAAAATTTTTGCTTCTTGATGAGCCTTTTGCTGGAGTTGATCCTATTGCAGTGGCTGAAATTCAAGTTTTAATTAAGGAACTTAAAAAACTTGATATAGGTATATTAATCACAGATCATAATGTACGTGAAACTTTAGCTATTTGTGATAGAGCTTATGTTATAAAATCAGGATCTTTGCTTGCTAGTGGAAATGCTGATGAAATTACAAAAAATAAAGATGTTAAAAAATACTACTTAGGAGCGGAGTTTAAACTCCTTGATTAA
- the tsaE gene encoding tRNA (adenosine(37)-N6)-threonylcarbamoyltransferase complex ATPase subunit type 1 TsaE, with protein MREFILAKDELKLMLENVPKEGVVLLEGDLASGKTSLVQAWVKFLGLDEKIDSPTFSIMQKYKSQNICIYHYDIYQQGLEGLLVNGLFENFFEEGLHLVEWGDEKLKRALLKLGIVSVQIKISIEKNKRKYEIYE; from the coding sequence ATGAGAGAGTTTATTTTGGCTAAAGATGAGCTTAAATTAATGCTTGAAAATGTACCTAAAGAAGGTGTTGTTTTACTTGAAGGAGATTTAGCTAGCGGGAAAACAAGTTTAGTTCAAGCTTGGGTTAAATTTCTTGGTCTTGATGAAAAAATAGATTCTCCAACTTTTTCTATTATGCAAAAATATAAAAGTCAAAATATATGCATTTATCATTATGATATATATCAACAAGGTTTAGAGGGATTATTGGTTAATGGTTTATTTGAAAATTTTTTTGAAGAAGGTTTGCATTTAGTTGAATGGGGGGATGAGAAATTAAAGAGGGCTTTGTTAAAACTTGGAATTGTAAGTGTGCAAATTAAAATTAGCATAGAAAAAAATAAAAGAAAGTATGAAATTTATGAGTAA
- a CDS encoding RNA-binding S4 domain-containing protein gives MRVDKFLNVVNITKRRAIAEDMCKSGVVGINGVIVKASKEVKIGDIISLHFTQYVQKYKVLALPSTKSIPKNTQNEYVVKL, from the coding sequence ATGAGAGTGGATAAATTTTTAAATGTAGTCAATATTACCAAAAGACGTGCTATTGCTGAAGATATGTGTAAAAGCGGGGTTGTAGGGATTAATGGAGTTATTGTTAAAGCAAGTAAAGAAGTAAAAATAGGTGATATTATAAGTTTGCATTTTACTCAATATGTTCAAAAATATAAAGTTTTGGCTTTGCCAAGTACTAAAAGTATTCCTAAAAATACACAAAATGAATATGTGGTGAAATTATGA
- a CDS encoding argininosuccinate synthase, whose translation MKNEIKKVVLAYSGGLDTSIILKWLQDQYRCEIVTFTADIGQGEELDLARKKALSLGIKEENIFIKDLKDEFVKDYVFPMFRANAIYEGEYLLGTSIARPLIAKTQAQIALQTKADAVSHGATGKGNDQIRFELAYLAFNPELKIIAPWRQWDLNSRTKLLTYAQKHGIDISKKQGQSPYSMDANLLHISYEGLILEDPSKAPDENMWRWTNHPKNAPDESEIIELEFQKGDLIAINGEKLSPAKLLSKLNKLGSKHGIGRIDIVENRYIGMKSRGCYETPGGTILLKAHRAIESITLDKEAAHLKDELMPKYASLIYNGYWFSPERMMLQALIDQSQIHVNGTVKLELYKGNIIVIARQSANDSLFNTAYCTFEEDEVYKQEDAAGFIKLNALRFIIAGKNKRKF comes from the coding sequence ATGAAAAATGAAATAAAAAAAGTAGTTTTAGCTTATTCTGGTGGACTTGATACAAGTATTATTCTAAAATGGCTTCAAGATCAATATCGCTGTGAAATTGTAACTTTTACAGCCGACATTGGACAAGGTGAAGAACTTGATCTTGCAAGAAAAAAAGCATTAAGCTTGGGAATAAAAGAAGAAAATATTTTTATCAAAGACTTAAAAGATGAATTCGTTAAAGATTATGTATTTCCTATGTTTAGAGCAAATGCTATTTATGAAGGCGAATATCTTCTTGGCACAAGTATAGCAAGACCTTTAATTGCAAAAACTCAAGCACAAATTGCTTTACAAACCAAAGCAGATGCTGTAAGTCACGGTGCAACAGGAAAAGGGAATGATCAAATACGTTTTGAATTAGCTTATCTTGCTTTTAATCCTGAATTAAAAATCATTGCTCCTTGGCGTCAATGGGACTTAAATAGTCGCACAAAACTTTTAACTTATGCACAAAAACATGGTATTGATATTTCTAAAAAACAAGGTCAATCCCCTTATTCTATGGATGCTAATTTACTTCATATTTCTTATGAAGGACTCATTTTAGAAGATCCATCAAAAGCACCTGATGAAAATATGTGGAGGTGGACAAATCATCCAAAAAATGCACCTGATGAAAGTGAAATTATTGAACTTGAATTTCAAAAAGGAGATTTAATAGCCATAAATGGTGAGAAATTGAGTCCTGCTAAGCTTTTAAGCAAACTGAACAAATTAGGCTCAAAACATGGTATAGGTCGCATTGATATAGTTGAAAATCGTTACATAGGAATGAAAAGTCGTGGTTGTTATGAAACTCCAGGTGGAACTATACTTTTAAAAGCACACAGAGCCATAGAAAGTATCACACTAGATAAAGAAGCAGCGCATTTAAAAGACGAATTAATGCCAAAATATGCAAGTTTAATATATAATGGTTATTGGTTTTCTCCTGAAAGAATGATGCTTCAAGCTTTAATAGATCAATCTCAAATTCATGTTAATGGAACAGTAAAACTTGAACTTTATAAAGGCAATATCATAGTTATAGCTCGTCAAAGCGCCAATGATAGTTTATTTAACACTGCTTATTGCACCTTTGAAGAAGATGAAGTTTACAAACAAGAAGATGCAGCAGGTTTTATCAAACTCAATGCTTTACGTTTTATTATCGCAGGAAAAAATAAAAGAAAATTTTAA
- the rplI gene encoding 50S ribosomal protein L9, giving the protein MKVLLIKDVKSLGKAGEIKEVKDGYGQNFLIAKGLAKPATNEVLKKYENDKKKEMENLRFTLANLEKLKEELGKITLEISKPVGANGNLFGGVTKDEIVHALKEQTNIDLDKKSLECDTLKSLGIHEVSAKLGHAIHAKFNINIKAH; this is encoded by the coding sequence ATGAAAGTATTATTAATTAAAGATGTTAAAAGCCTTGGAAAAGCAGGTGAAATTAAAGAAGTAAAAGATGGCTATGGTCAAAATTTCTTAATCGCTAAAGGTCTTGCTAAACCTGCCACAAACGAGGTTTTAAAAAAATATGAAAATGATAAGAAAAAAGAAATGGAAAATTTACGTTTTACCCTTGCAAATTTAGAAAAATTAAAAGAAGAGCTTGGTAAAATCACTCTTGAAATTTCAAAACCTGTAGGTGCTAATGGCAATTTATTTGGTGGCGTAACAAAAGATGAAATCGTCCATGCTTTAAAAGAACAAACAAATATAGATCTTGATAAAAAAAGTTTAGAATGTGATACTTTAAAAAGCCTTGGAATTCATGAAGTAAGTGCAAAACTAGGTCATGCTATACATGCGAAATTTAATATTAATATAAAGGCACACTAA
- the hslV gene encoding ATP-dependent protease subunit HslV, with amino-acid sequence MFHATTILAYKGKNKSVIGGDGQVSFGNTVLKANAVKIRKLNHGKVLAGFAGSTADAFNLFDMFENLLQSSKGDLLKAAIDFSKEWRKDKYLRKLEAMMLVLDRNHIFLLSGTGDVVEPEDGKIAAIGSGGNYALSAARALAKYANLDEEKLVKSSLEIAGEICIYTNTNIKTYTIEDEK; translated from the coding sequence ATGTTTCATGCAACAACAATCTTAGCCTATAAAGGTAAAAACAAATCTGTAATTGGAGGAGATGGTCAAGTAAGCTTTGGAAATACAGTTTTAAAAGCTAATGCAGTCAAAATTAGAAAACTTAACCATGGTAAAGTATTAGCAGGTTTTGCAGGATCTACTGCTGATGCTTTTAATCTTTTTGATATGTTTGAAAATCTTCTTCAAAGTTCAAAAGGAGATCTTTTAAAAGCAGCTATTGATTTTTCTAAAGAATGGAGAAAAGATAAATACCTAAGAAAACTTGAAGCTATGATGCTAGTGCTTGATAGAAATCATATTTTCTTACTTTCAGGAACCGGGGATGTAGTAGAACCAGAAGATGGCAAAATTGCTGCCATAGGAAGTGGTGGAAACTATGCACTTTCAGCTGCAAGAGCCTTAGCCAAATATGCTAATTTAGACGAAGAAAAACTTGTTAAATCAAGTCTTGAAATTGCAGGTGAAATTTGTATTTATACAAATACTAATATTAAAACTTATACAATCGAGGATGAGAAATGA
- the hslU gene encoding HslU--HslV peptidase ATPase subunit: MNLTPKEIVQFLDDYVIGQKKAKKIIAIALRNRYRRMQLSPQLQDDIVPKNILMIGSTGVGKTEIARRLAKMMGFPFIKIEASKYTEVGFVGRDVESMVRDLANAALNLVKNEQREKNKDKIDEFIENKILEKLLPPLPKGISDEKQEEYKNSLEKMKIRLRNGELDESTIEIEISQNMFDANPNLPPEMGAMQDIVKVIGVGSKKVKKEMKIKDAKNALKTEAGEKILDQESIKSEALKRAENEGIIFIDEIDKIAVSSGNSSRQDPSKEGVQRDLLPIVEGSSVQTKIGTLKTDHILFIAAGAFHLSKPSDLIPELQGRFPLRVELDSLDDKALYEILTRPKNSLLKQYCELLKTENLELEFNNDAIEEIAKIASRANEEMQDIGARRLHTVIEKLLEDLSFEADEYAGQKFIVDKKMVNEKLGDIIENKDLARYIL, encoded by the coding sequence ATGAATCTAACTCCAAAAGAAATTGTTCAATTTTTAGATGATTATGTTATAGGCCAAAAAAAAGCTAAAAAAATTATAGCTATAGCTTTAAGAAATCGATACCGCAGAATGCAATTAAGCCCTCAATTACAAGATGATATTGTGCCTAAAAATATTTTAATGATAGGATCAACTGGTGTTGGAAAAACCGAAATTGCTAGACGTTTAGCCAAAATGATGGGTTTTCCTTTTATTAAAATTGAAGCAAGTAAATACACAGAAGTAGGTTTTGTAGGTCGTGATGTAGAAAGCATGGTTAGAGATTTAGCTAATGCGGCTTTAAATTTAGTTAAAAATGAACAAAGAGAAAAAAATAAAGATAAAATTGATGAATTTATAGAAAATAAAATTTTAGAGAAACTTTTACCACCTTTACCAAAAGGTATCAGTGATGAAAAACAAGAAGAATATAAAAATAGTCTTGAAAAAATGAAAATTAGACTTAGAAATGGTGAACTTGATGAAAGCACCATAGAAATAGAAATTTCTCAAAATATGTTTGATGCAAATCCTAATCTACCTCCTGAAATGGGTGCCATGCAAGATATAGTTAAAGTTATTGGGGTTGGTAGTAAAAAAGTAAAAAAAGAAATGAAAATTAAAGATGCCAAAAATGCTTTAAAAACAGAAGCAGGAGAAAAAATTTTAGATCAAGAAAGTATCAAAAGTGAAGCTTTAAAAAGAGCTGAAAATGAGGGGATTATTTTCATTGATGAAATTGATAAAATTGCTGTTTCAAGCGGAAATTCAAGCCGACAAGATCCTAGCAAAGAAGGGGTGCAAAGAGATTTACTTCCTATTGTTGAAGGATCAAGCGTACAAACAAAGATAGGAACCTTAAAAACCGATCATATTCTTTTCATTGCTGCAGGCGCTTTTCATCTTAGCAAACCCAGCGATTTAATCCCTGAACTTCAAGGGCGTTTTCCCTTAAGAGTTGAACTTGATAGTCTTGATGATAAAGCCCTTTATGAAATTTTAACACGCCCAAAAAATTCACTATTAAAACAATACTGTGAACTTTTAAAAACAGAAAACTTAGAACTTGAATTTAATAATGATGCTATTGAAGAAATTGCTAAAATCGCTTCAAGAGCTAATGAAGAAATGCAAGATATTGGTGCTAGACGCTTGCATACAGTTATAGAAAAATTACTTGAAGATCTTAGCTTTGAAGCTGACGAATATGCGGGACAAAAATTTATAGTAGATAAAAAAATGGTCAATGAAAAACTTGGAGATATTATAGAGAATAAAGATCTTGCAAGGTATATTTTGTGA
- the era gene encoding GTPase Era: MKSGFVSIIGRTNAGKSTLINSLLEEKIALVSHKQNATRRKIKAIIMHENNQIIFTDTPGLHKSNVVFNQLLIQSAIKSIKDCDVILFVASIFDNTKDYENFLSFNPQAPHIIVLNKVDLSDNATLLKKLAQYAKFDKYFKAIVPYSCKKKSYKKILLDEITKYLNEHEYFYDPSFLSVNNEKELYRDFILESIYENLSNELPYSSEVFILNTKNTPNLLILEAKIITDTLSHKAMLIGKEGATLKRIGKTARLKIAKLAQKKILLKLFVQVKKNWQKDKEFLAKLFDD, from the coding sequence GTGAAAAGTGGCTTTGTTAGCATTATAGGGCGAACGAACGCGGGAAAAAGCACTTTAATTAATTCTTTACTTGAAGAAAAAATCGCCCTAGTCTCCCACAAACAAAATGCTACAAGACGTAAAATTAAAGCTATTATAATGCACGAAAACAATCAAATCATTTTTACAGATACCCCAGGACTTCACAAAAGTAATGTAGTATTTAATCAACTGCTAATACAAAGTGCGATTAAATCTATAAAAGATTGTGATGTAATTTTGTTTGTTGCAAGTATTTTTGATAATACAAAAGATTATGAGAATTTTCTCAGTTTTAATCCACAAGCACCCCATATTATAGTCTTAAACAAAGTTGATCTTAGTGATAATGCTACACTTTTAAAAAAACTTGCACAATACGCAAAATTTGATAAATATTTTAAAGCTATTGTTCCTTATTCTTGTAAGAAAAAAAGTTATAAAAAAATCTTATTAGATGAAATAACTAAATATCTTAATGAACATGAATATTTTTATGATCCTAGTTTTCTTAGTGTAAACAATGAAAAAGAACTTTATCGTGATTTTATACTTGAAAGTATTTATGAAAACTTAAGTAATGAACTTCCTTATAGCAGTGAAGTTTTCATCCTAAATACCAAAAATACCCCTAACCTTTTAATCTTAGAAGCAAAAATTATTACTGACACCCTTTCCCATAAAGCCATGCTTATAGGAAAAGAAGGTGCAACTTTAAAAAGGATAGGTAAAACAGCACGTTTAAAAATTGCAAAACTTGCACAAAAAAAAATACTCTTAAAATTATTTGTGCAAGTAAAAAAGAATTGGCAAAAAGATAAAGAATTTTTAGCTAAACTTTTCGATGATTAA
- a CDS encoding peptide MFS transporter, with product MQNKKINTAFLGHPKPLFSLSMIEVWERFSFYGIRPLLVLFMSAAINLGGLGMERESAAAIVGIFAGCLYLAALPGGWIADNYLGQKKAIFLGSIIIALGHLSIALSIFDSLMFFIGLGFIVVGTGLFKTCASVMVGMLYKNNDTRRDSGFTIFYMGINLGAFIAPLICGLLQKEYGWHIGFGAGGLGMLLAVIIFYFKTIPDLKEFNQEIGLAYDWEKPVKENKHMGLIVITCLAIFATIIALSYFGLIDLSPVSLSKKMIFVILTCTGIYFLYLFFFSSLSNKEKKNLIVFVVLFLAAVFFWSFFEQQPTSFNLFAQDFTDKVIFGWEIPTPWFQSLNSIFVIIFAPIMSAIWIFLDKRGLKLSSITKFTLGILMAGVCFMIMMFAAKNVLTSNASVSMLWIIASMWFLSLGELCLSPVGLSIMTQIAPNLIKNQVMGLWFVAGALGNVVAGLIGGHVDDKNISSLPDLFGQCMWLLFIMTLILFLIRKPIYKIIENQKEKEANEHL from the coding sequence ATGCAAAATAAAAAAATAAATACGGCTTTTTTAGGACATCCAAAACCTTTATTTAGTTTATCTATGATAGAAGTTTGGGAAAGATTTTCTTTTTATGGAATTCGCCCCTTACTTGTATTATTTATGTCTGCAGCCATTAACCTAGGTGGACTTGGTATGGAAAGAGAAAGTGCTGCCGCTATAGTAGGAATCTTTGCAGGATGTTTATACCTTGCGGCTTTACCTGGAGGCTGGATTGCAGATAATTATCTAGGACAAAAAAAAGCAATATTTCTAGGATCTATCATCATAGCTTTAGGTCATTTAAGCATAGCTCTTTCTATTTTTGATTCCTTGATGTTTTTTATAGGATTAGGATTTATAGTCGTAGGAACTGGTTTATTTAAAACCTGTGCTTCTGTAATGGTAGGCATGCTTTATAAAAATAATGACACTAGGCGTGATTCAGGTTTTACTATATTTTACATGGGTATTAACCTTGGAGCTTTTATCGCTCCTTTAATTTGTGGCTTATTACAAAAAGAATATGGATGGCATATTGGTTTTGGTGCGGGTGGACTTGGCATGCTTTTAGCCGTTATAATTTTTTATTTTAAAACCATACCAGATTTAAAAGAATTTAATCAAGAAATTGGTTTAGCATATGATTGGGAAAAACCTGTTAAAGAAAACAAACATATGGGTCTTATTGTTATTACTTGTCTTGCTATTTTTGCGACAATAATTGCTTTATCTTATTTTGGGTTAATTGATTTAAGCCCAGTTTCACTATCTAAAAAAATGATTTTTGTTATTTTAACTTGCACAGGAATTTATTTTTTATATCTTTTCTTTTTCAGCTCTTTAAGTAATAAAGAAAAAAAGAATCTAATTGTTTTTGTCGTTTTATTTCTTGCAGCAGTATTTTTTTGGAGTTTTTTTGAACAACAACCAACTTCTTTTAATCTTTTTGCACAAGATTTTACAGACAAAGTAATCTTTGGCTGGGAAATACCAACGCCATGGTTTCAATCTCTTAATTCCATCTTTGTTATAATTTTTGCACCTATTATGTCTGCTATATGGATTTTTCTTGACAAACGTGGTTTAAAACTATCTTCTATTACTAAATTTACCCTGGGAATTTTAATGGCAGGTGTATGTTTTATGATCATGATGTTTGCAGCTAAAAATGTCTTAACTAGCAATGCAAGCGTTTCCATGCTTTGGATTATTGCTAGTATGTGGTTCTTATCTTTAGGAGAATTATGTCTTTCTCCTGTTGGCTTATCGATAATGACTCAAATTGCTCCTAATCTAATAAAAAATCAAGTTATGGGACTTTGGTTTGTAGCAGGAGCCCTGGGAAATGTAGTTGCAGGATTAATTGGAGGACATGTTGATGACAAAAATATATCTTCTTTGCCTGATCTATTTGGACAATGTATGTGGTTATTATTTATAATGACTCTAATTTTATTTTTAATAAGAAAACCTATTTATAAAATAATAGAAAATCAAAAAGAAAAGGAAGCAAATGAACATTTATAA
- a CDS encoding aminopeptidase P family protein: protein MNIYKTRVEQIRQLMIKEKIDAYLILSADPHLSEYLPEFYQSRVFVSGFKGSVGTLLITHKEAFLWVDGRYWLQAEKELKNTSIMLQKQDTNNTFTKWLKENLNEDQNLGVDFAVLPLSLQKELQKHCKAKLKHKDFITPIWENRPILPKNKIYEHELEYCSYTRKEKLSLVREKMAQLQAKNHLISSLDDIAWITNLRGSDVNYNPVFLSHLLILENQALLFVDKEKIDFELEKKLNSDGIWLKDYKEIENELKQLQNTSLLIEPLKMTALLISFLNKNVTILEEINPSTHLKATKTNKEIAHIQNAMIEDGVALCKFFAWLEESIENNIQISELDIDTKVTQLRSQSPYYISNSFATIAGFNGNGAFPHYRAEKENFSYIQKDGLLLIDSGGQYKNGTTDITRVVPIGKINEEQIHDYTLVLKAHIAMSSTIFPKDICMPLLDSITRVPLWQEQLDYAHGTGHGVGYFLNVHEGPQVLSYLSPVLEKTKAKEGMLSSIEPGIYKVGKWGIRLENLVVNTKIDKPKNKDFGEFLYFKTLTLCPFELSCIDQNILDEKEKSWINNYHQEVYEKLSPKLHNEPKALKWLEERTRMI from the coding sequence ATGAACATTTATAAAACAAGAGTTGAACAAATTAGACAACTCATGATAAAAGAAAAAATCGATGCTTATTTAATTTTAAGTGCTGATCCACATTTAAGTGAATATTTACCTGAATTTTATCAAAGTAGAGTTTTTGTAAGTGGTTTTAAAGGTTCTGTAGGCACTTTACTTATTACCCATAAAGAAGCTTTTTTATGGGTAGATGGAAGATATTGGCTTCAAGCTGAAAAAGAATTAAAAAATACCTCCATAATGCTTCAAAAACAAGATACCAATAATACTTTTACAAAATGGTTAAAAGAAAATTTAAATGAAGATCAAAATTTAGGTGTAGATTTTGCAGTTTTACCTCTATCTTTACAAAAAGAATTGCAAAAACACTGTAAAGCTAAATTAAAACATAAAGATTTTATTACTCCAATTTGGGAAAATCGCCCTATCTTGCCTAAAAATAAAATTTATGAACACGAATTAGAATATTGTTCATATACAAGAAAAGAAAAACTCAGTCTTGTACGTGAAAAAATGGCTCAACTTCAAGCAAAAAATCATCTTATCTCTAGTCTTGATGACATAGCATGGATTACCAATTTAAGAGGAAGTGATGTAAATTATAATCCTGTATTTTTAAGCCACTTATTAATCTTAGAAAATCAAGCTTTACTTTTTGTAGATAAAGAAAAAATTGATTTTGAACTTGAAAAAAAATTAAATTCTGATGGCATTTGGCTTAAAGATTATAAAGAAATTGAAAATGAACTCAAACAACTCCAAAATACAAGCTTACTTATAGAACCATTAAAAATGACTGCTTTATTAATAAGCTTTTTAAATAAAAATGTTACAATTTTAGAAGAAATCAATCCTAGTACTCACTTAAAAGCTACTAAAACAAATAAAGAAATCGCACATATTCAAAATGCTATGATAGAAGATGGGGTAGCTTTATGTAAATTTTTTGCTTGGCTTGAAGAAAGCATTGAAAATAATATACAAATAAGTGAACTTGATATTGATACCAAAGTTACCCAACTAAGATCTCAAAGTCCTTATTATATTAGTAACAGTTTTGCTACTATAGCAGGTTTTAATGGCAATGGAGCTTTTCCACATTATAGAGCAGAAAAAGAAAATTTTTCCTATATTCAAAAAGATGGACTTTTACTTATAGATTCTGGCGGACAATACAAAAATGGTACCACAGATATTACCCGAGTGGTACCTATAGGCAAGATAAATGAAGAACAAATTCATGATTATACTTTAGTTTTAAAAGCTCATATAGCTATGTCAAGTACTATTTTCCCAAAAGATATCTGTATGCCTTTACTTGATAGCATAACAAGAGTGCCTTTATGGCAAGAACAACTCGATTATGCTCATGGAACAGGTCATGGGGTGGGCTATTTTTTAAATGTTCATGAAGGCCCTCAAGTACTTTCTTATCTTAGCCCTGTACTTGAAAAAACAAAAGCCAAAGAAGGAATGTTAAGTTCCATAGAACCAGGAATTTATAAAGTGGGAAAATGGGGTATTAGACTTGAAAACTTGGTGGTTAATACAAAAATAGATAAACCTAAAAATAAAGATTTTGGAGAATTTCTATATTTTAAAACTCTAACACTTTGTCCTTTTGAATTAAGCTGCATTGATCAAAACATATTAGATGAAAAGGAAAAATCTTGGATCAATAATTACCATCAAGAAGTTTATGAAAAACTTTCCCCTAAGCTCCACAATGAACCAAAAGCTTTAAAATGGCTAGAAGAAAGAACTAGGATGATTTAA